A stretch of DNA from Cannabis sativa cultivar Pink pepper isolate KNU-18-1 chromosome X, ASM2916894v1, whole genome shotgun sequence:
GATTTTCCGAATCATCATTCTACCTTTCCAATTATGCGTGCTTGTCTACACCAACATTCCATGTGGTTCCATGTATGTCATCCCATATTCTAAAGTTTTAATACACCCACAATTATACGAGAATATGTATAGAGTATATATGATGGAAAATTActtcatatatttatatttatttttttttaaattaatagttTAGATTTTTAAAGTAATTGCACCGCTATAATTGCAATAtaggtttctatacgattttttgttacaatttaagttacagcgctaattgcaatagaattttttttatgtaaaattttgtaaaaatacaaaaaaaaactgttttaaaatgtaaaaataaaaaagatccTATTATTTAACacgagaatatatatatatatatatatatatatattaatgggtctaattttatgaaaagCCAAAATTCTCTCGCTATTATTGAATCAGATTTTGATTGTAGTTTCATTTAGGAGATTCAGAGATATCATTAACTCTGATATATGAGTAGTAATAATAGTATATAGTTCCTATTCTTGGTTTTCATGTTCAGAAATAAATCTtttctacatttcatgaatactTTTGTACgtatatttatataaacatGGCCGGTACCGTATGtcttcatattgtttttaaaaatattaaacacaTTAATGAACATCTGGATACTGAACAACAGGGGGGAAGCATTCCTTTAAGGTGTTTTATTTGGTCAACCTATGAGGACAAAAAAGACATGGGaaccttttttttatatatatataaaataattgataaataacAACGCCTGATTCGTTCTCTCTCATTACTATTTACTCACTTTTCTTCTCTGATTATCTAATAATTATTGCATACAATATTAAGTACTACCCCACATCCCACCATATCCCTAACAAGATTAATAATATCCGCTTCACACTCTCCTCCTCCActagaattatatatatgtatatatatatatttatatattgtatgCTTCCATACAATTAAGTGCTATATATATACACCTACCTCGTCCATCTAGCTATAAGTTTTTAGAAACATGGGCTCTAATAATGGAGCTATTTTCAACACTGGCCTTGATCTCGGCTTAGGAAATTCCCAATACCACAAGGAAGATGATCACGAAATTAATAATATCAAGATCAAGAAGCTAATCTGTTTGAGATATGACCATATATTGCCATCTCTTACACTTGgcacatcatcatcatcatcatcagatcATCAATATggtgatcatcatcatcatactgCGGTTGATCAAGTACATGATCATGATTTGCATGGAGTACGACCTGGAGCCAATTATTCTCTTGCCACAGTCTCATCGTTATCTAACTCCTCCACTACAactttgaagagagagagatcaGAACTCGGTGGAAGCCGAGGCAGAGGCGGCAGCCGTGGTAGTGGTGGCGATGAGTTTGAGGTAGAAGTAGAGTTGGAGAGATTCTCAGGTTCCAGGGTTAGTACTAATGATGAATTATTAGATGAAGATCAGGCTAGTCCCCGGAAGAAACTCAGGCTCACTAAACAACAATCTGCTCTATTGGAAGACAGCTTCAAAGAGCATAACACTCTTAATCctgtaaataatatatatacatattactcTTCTGatcacataattaaattaaattaatacgtagtttttttttcaaaaaaataatataaaatattgatATTAATTTTTACAGAAGCAAAAGCAGGATTTGGCAAGAAAACTGAATCTAAGGCCACGACAAGTAGAAGTATGGTTCCAAAACAGAAGGGCTAGGTACGTAATATACGTACGTaataattgaattatatatataaatataatttgtaaTTGTAATATATCACTactgattaatttaatttatttgtgttgttatgATGAAGGACTAAGCTGAAACAAACGGAAGCAGACTACGAGCTAATGAAAAAATGTTGCGAGTCACTGACAGAAGAAAATAAAAGGCTACAAAGGGAAGTAGAAGAGCTAAAAGCAGTGAAATTGACGGCGGCGCCGTTTCTTTTGCAGTTTCCCTCCACGTCGACAGCTACCCTGACTATATGCCCCTCTTGTACTGAACGGATCTGCAGTAGTAGTGGTACTAGTAACGGAGGGGGTAGTAGTCATCATCATGATAATGATCAATATGGTTCTGCTAATTCTTTTCTCAAAATTAATGGAGCGAAGCCTCATCATCACAACAATAGCTTCTCCAACCCTTTTATCGCTACAATTAATTCCTCTGCAGCTTGCTAGCTACAGTAACTTAGTCGATAATGATCTTGATTAGGTACGAACGATCGAGAGGGTTATTAAGAAAGTTACTATCCAACActcttcttaattaattaatgatattaattaataattttgaaagTAATGCTACCGTACCTCACACGTGTCACTAGCTAGTACATGTGTATATCATAATCAATCATTATTatgataatattatatatatatatatgtgcatctttttatgtataaataatatttaatatgttaataataatcataattatgaTGATTAGCTACATATATAGCTAGgtacaagtataataaataactttgtaataataataaggatcAATTAAGTACGTGTAATTTTTCtacaatttatattatcatttaccATATTTTGTCAAttcttcaattttatttaatgatcaatatttattaattaataattttatattatggaTTTTCATTGCCCAAAAAATCATATAAACCtctatgtatgtatgtatgtacgTAGTACCAGTGAGTTTATTACGTAATACTGGCCGATCAGGTCCCACATTTCTAATTAAAATCATATATTGAACTTTCATACGTGGAAAGTTGATTCGTGATCCTAGTGGGACACTGGGACATCATACAATGCTCAAAATGGACGGTATATGATTGATTATCTTACCTACATTACTATACCTAGCTCTAATTTGAGGGGTTCTTTAGTGGTGGTCGCATCTTATCAAGATTATAATAGTTTCTTTCTTTCATGATCACTAGTAAAAGCGGTAAAGTTCCAgttgttttattaatttgtcTATGAGATTTTGATAATTTGTCTCTTGACTTGTGAAAAGGGGAAAAAAAACTGAGTAATTGGTTCTACATATTGTCTAAAGAGtaactttaattttatttggtaTTCTTGGCAAAATACCAATACTTTTGTTTTAGGAATACATCATCGTGTTATTATGTATAAGAAAAATGTTAATGGGTACTTAAGTATTAAAAGTTATTGCATActcttattaatatattttaatattgaatttataatatatttcattttaataaattacataagaAACTACTAATTAAGGTgacatatatattgatatagtgCGCTTAATATACCGAATAATAATGCTCATCATCAAAAAAGTTTCATTAGAAAATTGCTCTATATACATGAGTCTCGAAGTAGAGATTCACTTAGTCTCcttattgaaaattaatttataactgaGTTTCTTCTTATATTTTTTGGTGTAAGTTTCTTCTTTTAAATCAATTTATGTAAATGATATGATTTAGTATCGTTGATATCGAATATTGATACAATTAGAAGAATGCTAATTACAATctcttattataattttttagtcgaTTTTCGTATCGAAAATCACATGAcagaatatttttttgaatagcATTATTGGTATAGTTTCTAATATTCAATTTTACCATtgttcaaaaaacttcaaatcTACTTTTAACACTATAAATTGTTTGAAGTGTttgaaaaatatacaaaaatagtaTTGTAACTAGcgaattttactatttttttttttgaaaaaataatatttcaatatatatatttcagcTTGGAAATTGATTGAGAAGTTGAGATTGTAATAGGTGGTTGacggaaaaaaaaaatgaaatctaAGTAGCCTGTATCAAGTATCAATTATCAATGATGATAATATGAGTGATtagcaatatatatacatatagtacTACAGCTTAGCATGGGtgaaaatatgaaagaaaataatatttatatataattagtaaatatatgtataagaGCTGTCCTTTCAAGCCGGATACAATGGGTCATGCACCCACGTTTTGTTGGTCGAGTAGTCATTTTCGACAGAGTTTCATTTCGAAACGTACGTAGGGTCCCATTATGCACTCTCTTCTTCCATGCAACAATTATCATGTCACGCTCGACCATCGATCCTCCCATTCTTATATGTTGCGACAATTCTAGATGTTatcatatcttaaaaatattctACCTAGATataattatttctttatttatttttaatcaatttacttACTTATTTGTATGTGTATACATACACAGTACATTTAATGGCCTTAGACTTATAGACTTTtctcataaataatataactttTGATTAGAAAATTTCCATCAAGAATAAACTCttaaaaaaacttttttatttaaaaaaataatatatgtattctatataaagtgatTGATTTTATGCaatagaatttttattttaactatatttttttagtttttacgtTAATTTTCACAGAATATTCTATAACTTaacaaaatattctttattaattttataatattattatatatatttaaaaataaaaattatatagatattttatgtaaataaatttttattttaatttaaaatacctaaaatattattaatatttttaatcttatttttaaatttattagtttaactttaaattaaattaaaataaaaaattatgtaaatattttatatagagaaatttaaatttaaaatattataaatatttttaaccatatttttaactttattatcatttattttatattttaaattgaattcACACACCATATTTTCGTAAAGTTTGGAAATAAAAAACTTTTATATCAAATTTACGAATCCAACCTATATATAGACAACTCAAATTTGGTTATGTGAGTTTTGGTTAAGAATAAGTAAATTACAATATATGCATTATCATATATgttacctaattaaaaaaaattaaaattttttaaaaaatacatatgtaTGATCACATTTAAATGACACGCCaatatagtaattattaatttctttatcACTTATAAAATATGCAATAGTAATATTCAATtttatagataaatatattacatataattataagtgTATAATTATAGATCTAAAGAATACATTTGTTGATTCAAAGAGAAGAAGCTAAATAGCGGAAGCGTACCTTAATCCATAGATAGTGATGATCTTAATCTATTTTGTAGAGATAATCTTTGTGGTGATTTTGGAtaatgatcttccaagaaaataagacttagggttttctaattttctcCCTTGATGGGGGAAGATGAGAATAGAAATTGGCTCTTGTTTTTTGGGGACCGCTACCAATTTATAACCCCATAGCtaggttattaattttaagtatttctaatttagcccctcaataaattagaaatatcacttaaggtatctacacatttagcccatgacactttaatacccaatgacccataattactaaaatgatcactttATTTTGGACCAAATAACTTCAAATAGCAATACAATAATATACATTTGAGCCCATTTGaggattttaatccaacaatctcccacttgggctacatatgTTTTCAGATAGTGTATAACCTTATAAGCGCTTAACTTTTTCTATCATAATTATAGGTATTTCAAAATAATCTCGTTCATTGATTATACTaacataggatcaaagcgacTTTCGCAACATTTAACGTAGCTAAACCCATCAATAGTCACGTatatcaatataatcaaatgacATAGACCGATCGTAGATACGTAGCATGAAAATTACATACAAATGTGATCTTAGCATGCCTATTTTTAACTGGTCCTCCTTAATTAAGATCAATTCTttattaattctttctaaccttaatagaaagaaaatattcaGAGTACTCAAAACTTAAGTCCATACTTTATCTGAAGAATTAAACCATAAATATGTGTCAGCTTGATAGAACATCTaaaatacaaactcccactaaactAGCACAATCTTAAATAAAACCACATCTAGGAATGTCAATGGggcgggtcggatctgatccaaCTCTGATCCGACCTGATCCAGATCATATACGGATCTGCCCCGCCCCACCCCGCTGAATCAGATACtcggatcggatctgatccgacccgCCTTATACGGATCAGATCTGATCCgacccaactttttttttttaaaaaaacaaataaaataaaaatatataagaaaaaaaatgatgcatTATTACttcttaaacaaataaatttggaaaaaaaatgatgCATTATTACttcttaaacaaataaatttggaaaaaaaaaaatttagatataaaatatatatttttttaaaaaaaaaaatatatattttatatctaaattttttttttccaaatttatttgtttaagaaGTAATAatgcatcattttttttcttatatatttttattttatttgtcaaaatcaataaaaaatatatatcaaattcttatcacataaaaatgtaattttactattgaaaaattaatttaccaaattttagaaattccactaatataatcatcaataataatgtagtatgatgattacatgaaataaatctcctctaaaaaaatacatgaaattaACTATGAACTCTTTATATGTTGTTCTTCTAGTCTTCAAGATTTACTGTGTACGACtcctacaaaaaaaaatatatgttaataaataataataaaagtaaattttttttatagtgagTCAcactaaattgtaatttttgtaactaatacttttagtgaTGGAACTATTTTAGTAACAACATAAGAATGAtgtttataattagttacaacttttttacttttagtcacaaattttgttgtgattaaaaataagattttttgtagtgatatttttcttatcaatttttaaaattaaaaaaaaaaaacaaaacaaaaatggttatagaacacatttttattttttaaaaataaaaaattacttttatttttatgattaaaaaattaaaaaaaaataaaaataaataaaaatattagcaaatgccccttaaataattaaatttttaagagtcaaataatagtattaattactcattattataatatttaattaattagtatttttatttgataaaaaaaaaattaaatattattcttattaattaataatatgtttatattaaatataaattattgttgcatacatatataaaagtgatataatataaaagtgtaaattattgtacaaattaatatatttaacagTGCCTATACATAAATCGATCTATTGTGTATAACATTTGTTACTTTACTTTCTTATTATAACCTTATATTTAAGATTTTCCTTAAAGAAGAATGTAAGGAATtttgcaaataataataattattataatcaaataattaaaatatagagtggcttatgcatatatatatttttatttatatatatgtacgcatatatataagaattaaattgagagactaattaattaaaataataatatatagtgtgGTCTATGGGCAGATCGTATATGTCTAATGGTGGTATTTCATTGGCCTTacactttaaaaaaatatattaaaaagtagaattttttttttttaaaaaaaaaatatatatatatttaaaacggaTGGGGTCAGATCCGATCCGTAAAAAAATTAAGCGGGGCGGGTCGGGTCTGATCCAAGATCCAATAACTATCCGAATGTTTCGGATCAGTAATGATCCGTCGGATCGGATCACTGATCCGATCTGAATGAATGGATATTTTTGCCATGCCTAACCACATCCATATATGAGCAATAAGCTCTTGAAAAGCCTTAAGTAATATATTCTTAATGATCTGGATCACACAAAATTATATGGAGTTTGTTCTTAGTATGTTCTTTAAACACCTTATTACTCTGAACTTCATTTTAACAACAATTAGCTCAAAGTCAATGTGCCTTTTGACCTTATAGAGTTGATATTGTTACTAAAATGGAACCTGATTAATTTATTGTCACAACATATATCTTTAATAACTTTTAATACCATTCCTAATTTTGCAGCCATATGTGACAAGAAAATCTCACAACAAAAAACTTGATAAGATCAGAATAAGAAATCTTAATGATCTCCAAAATTTTATGTTAACTGATTTCTGATAAAGTGAACATATAGTATTTTGTTCTCCTTAAATTTCTTATAGCTTATTTGGCTACATATCGAAAGTTCCTTATATGGTTACTTAAATATCTATCCAACATtgttaatatgtatattaaGTACAAATACATACATGTTTAAGCATATATTAGATTCCTATATAaattaagaatcttcaatatttcttaaattctaaggTTGCTTTTAAGACAATAACTTAGacaatttattttctttaactaCAAGCCTTTCGCCTAGTATAGTATCTTTGATGCCAAAAGTTTTgaatactttattgatataccTCTTTTGTTATAATTCAAGAACATATCTTGAATTCTTAATACAAAATGGGTATATCATCTGTGGCAAgtaatttgtgtttcttttacCAATATAATACCAGGATCATATTCTTACTCCCACTGAACCTATGAtatatacacaatcatcaaaAGCTTTTATCTCAAAAACCAAATGAGAATACTTCAAGAAAATAGTGTAATCATTGATGAGAAGCTTACTTGAGTTTATACATGAATTTTcctaatttgcaaaccatatcTTTGGATCTTTGGACACAATGTTTTCTTGTTGCACATAACTTTGTCATCAATATCACTATTGATAAATGACACATTAGTAATCCATTTGATATAACTCAAGACCATGATGAGCAGTCAGTGTTATCCTTGTCCTGAAATAGTCTTTCAATTAAACCAAAAGAAAGTCTATTCAGAATAAATATATGCTTTATGAGTAATTCCTTACATACAAGACATAATGTGCATCTCTCCACATTGCAATTTGCATCCCTcttgattataaatatttacttataaccaattggttttacaccttaTAGCAATaggaaaaatactaaaactttaTTGTCTCACATCAATTTGTACTCTTTATTTATGATATCAATCCAGTTTCGAGAGTTAGAACTTTCATGGTATGATAAAAGTTGACATGGATCATCGTCTATCATTCTATTATTTCCTTATATATGTCCTTTCTGATCTCATGGATTTCTTTAATGACACTGATCTTTGATGTTGTTGAGTTTGATTATCTAAAATATTTACCATATCTTGAATGAGAAGTTGTTTGATATTGTCTTATCAAGGTTTTGGATTCACTTATTGATCAATGAAAGTCATGGAAACCTAAACATTGTCAAAAGTGATAGTTAGAATTGAGTTTAACATCAATTCCTTTTCATGaacaatatttataataatcttatttctcCCCCAAACTCAACATcctcaaaattattaaaatttctcCTCTCAAAATTTAACCATAGTGTGGGACTACACAATTTGTAGCTTTTTAATTACTAGAGTATACAGTAAAGTATAGTTCCTTACTTTTTTGGAGTCCATATTCTTTTTATGAGGCTTATAAGACCTCATCTTAATCGAACATCCACAAATAGAATATCTATGTGTTAGACTATTGGTCCAACTACAACCTTAGTGTATAAAGAGTTTTAACTTATACTTTACTTGATACACAGTTCAGAATTTATGTTGCATTCTTAAGTGTTTCTTCCCAAAATGAGTTTCATGAAGAAGAATGAATAATCACACTTCTAGTCATGTCCTTcgataaatattaattacatcTCTCAAATATCCTTCATGTTAGGTTTGCCTAACATTTTGTATTGGAAgatgaaattacatttctttagtaTTTGTGCAAAATAATCTTAGACGTTACTCACTTGGTTCGTCATACCTCCCATGGTAGTGTTAAGGATCATAGTTAGTTTCAATGACTTTAATTTTCTTGTCTAGTTGTTTTGTCAACTAtggtttgaaaatttaaaagaaacaacGT
This window harbors:
- the LOC115706377 gene encoding homeobox-leucine zipper protein HAT22, with protein sequence MGSNNGAIFNTGLDLGLGNSQYHKEDDHEINNIKIKKLICLRYDHILPSLTLGTSSSSSSDHQYGDHHHHTAVDQVHDHDLHGVRPGANYSLATVSSLSNSSTTTLKRERSELGGSRGRGGSRGSGGDEFEVEVELERFSGSRVSTNDELLDEDQASPRKKLRLTKQQSALLEDSFKEHNTLNPKQKQDLARKLNLRPRQVEVWFQNRRARTKLKQTEADYELMKKCCESLTEENKRLQREVEELKAVKLTAAPFLLQFPSTSTATLTICPSCTERICSSSGTSNGGGSSHHHDNDQYGSANSFLKINGAKPHHHNNSFSNPFIATINSSAAC